Proteins from a single region of Isachenkonia alkalipeptolytica:
- a CDS encoding Holliday junction resolvase RecU — translation MTAWRTGGLKGDALETLIEETHIQYKKQGLGIVEKIPTSVKVTKIDGKGCVCEGYFEKKSTVDFVGLIQGVGVAFDAKETMNPSLPLQNIHDHQIQFMIHYEKQKGLAFIICHYKKVDRYFLIPIHIVLEHIRNGKKSISYKVLPENFELDYRYNGVLNYIPVLNNYRKWKREIKT, via the coding sequence ATGACGGCATGGAGAACCGGAGGGTTAAAAGGAGATGCTTTGGAAACTTTAATTGAAGAAACCCATATACAATATAAGAAACAAGGATTGGGTATTGTTGAAAAAATCCCTACTTCAGTTAAGGTGACAAAAATTGACGGAAAAGGCTGTGTTTGTGAAGGATATTTTGAAAAAAAATCTACAGTGGATTTTGTTGGCCTTATACAAGGTGTGGGAGTTGCCTTTGATGCAAAAGAAACGATGAACCCAAGCCTACCCCTGCAAAATATTCATGACCATCAAATTCAATTTATGATTCATTATGAAAAACAAAAAGGGCTGGCCTTTATTATATGCCATTATAAAAAAGTAGATCGTTACTTTCTGATACCAATTCATATTGTTTTAGAACATATTAGAAATGGGAAAAAATCAATATCATATAAAGTTTTACCGGAGAATTTTGAACTGGATTACCGATACAACGGAGTATTGAATTATATTCCGGTTTTAAACAATTATCGGAAGTGGAAAAGAGAGATTAAAACATAA